The following proteins are co-located in the Dromiciops gliroides isolate mDroGli1 chromosome 2, mDroGli1.pri, whole genome shotgun sequence genome:
- the CHGB gene encoding secretogranin-1 produces MPPLILLSLLGAMALGAVSSMPVDKGDHIEEMVTRCIVEVLSNALSRPNAPPINPECKKILKKSGQQDKDETENESENSKFAVRLLRDPTNGETHAPMSLEEENPEEKESKRQMEEDTEKLQQEEEGKEGRGKYQPSLHLHEDQGLQEARKHQPENSNEKEKERVGGGIEKYKKNDHSEEGSQEKPLYEESGEIQNTFLEKRNQAKGKITEEFAAQNNRYSVEHPEKTHSQERSSEESEEESEDNSSEKRGWEPTNQQRSVESDESEEASVSEVTKRRLKPRHHHRRYRLDQSFEEKKAHSEERRNTLESEESNEDKDHFWDKRGHHKSNYEDLQEEPSYHEEKWNYRRSHGPDDLEEERYSDRASEEYRDKRHHNEENQQEEEKRNHHNRQIEEARHHYDGEREEGRHFDEDKSLRGNRDDKRYPSERQHYAKESNMDNERRHPRGRKEQDRSYLDHDKRNSEEGDIGKWQQREDEDGENNREEARFQEKGFDIHRAEEKMKRLGIPYSPYYEPLQWKNKHFEEKERIPMNEEESRSSLNEKTFFPDYNDYDWWDKKPFVEDTNQEHNEKRNLIGIPKYDLKKQYDRVDELAQLLNYRKKSDEFPEFYNSDEDMRKHQMVRNENGGLSQRPLTEEEEKELENLAAMDMELQKIAEKFSGTQRG; encoded by the exons gtGGGCAACAGGACAAAGAtgaaacagaaaatgaaagtgaaaactcCAAATTTGCAGTAAGGTTGTTAAGAGACCCAACTAATGGAGAAACTCATGCACCTATGAGTTTGGAGGAGGAAAACCCAGAAGAGAAAGAATCTAAAAGACAAATGGAAGAAGACACAGAAAAGCTCCAGCAAGAGGAAGAAggtaaggaaggaagaggaaagtatCAACCAAGCCTTCATCTTCATGAAGACCAAGGCCTTCAAGAGGCAAGAAAGCACCAGCCTGAAAATagcaatgagaaagaaaaggaaagggtgggaggaggaattgagaaatataaaaaaaatgatcacaGTGAAGAAGGAAGTCAAGAGAAACCTCTCTATGAAGAGTCAGGGGAGATTCAAAATACCTTtcttgaaaaaagaaatcaagccaAAGGTAAGATCACTGAAGAGTTTGCAGCCCAAAATAATAGATACTCTGTGGAGCATCCTGAGAAAACACATAGCCAAGAAAGAAGCAGCGAAGAGAGTGAAGAGGAAAGTGAAGATAACAGCAGTGAGAAACGTGGCTGGGAGCCTACAAATCAACAAAGAAGTGTCGAATCAGATGAAAGTGAAGAGGCTTCTGTCTCTGAAGTGACCAAACGTCGGTTGAAACCTAGACACCATCACAGGAGATATAGACTAGATCAGTCCTTTGAAGAGAAGAAGGCTCACtctgaagaaagaagaaacacacttgaatCTGAGGAATCAAATGAAGATAAGGACCATTTCTGGGACAAGAGAGGCCACCACAAAAGCAATTATGAAGACCTACAGGAGGAACCAAGTTATCATGAAGAGAAGTGGAATTACCGCAGGAGCCATGGTCCCGATGATCTTGAGGAAGAAAGATACAGCGACAGGGCAAGTGAAGAGTACAGAGATAAGAGACATCACAATGAGGAGAACcagcaagaggaagagaaaagaaaccatCACAACAGACAAATTGAAGAGGCGAGACATCACTAtgatggagaaagggaggaagggaggcacTTCGATGAGGACAAGAGCCTCCGTGGAAATAGAGATGATAAAAGGTATCCCAGTGAGAGACAACATTATGCAAAAGAAAGCAACATGGACAATGAAAGGAGGCAtcctaggggaaggaaagagcAAGACAGAAGTTATTTGGACCATGATAAGAGAAATAGTGAGGAAGGTGATATAGGAAAGTGGCAGCAGAGAGAAGATGAAGATGGTGAAAATAATAGAGAGGAAGCTAGGTTTCAAGAAAAAGGATTTGATATCCATCGTGCAGAAGAGAAGATGAAGAGGTTAGGGATTCCATACAGTCCCTATTATGAACCCCTCCAGTGGAAGAACAAACATtttgaagaaaaggagagaattcccATGAATGAAGAGGAAAGCCGATCTAGCCTGAATGAAAAGACTTTCTTCCCTGACTACAATGATTATGACTGGTGGGACAAAAAGCCATTTGTAGAAGACACGAATCAGGAGCATAATGAGAAGAGAAATCTTATTGGCATCCCTAAATATGATCTGAAAAAGCAATATGACAGAGTTGATGAACTTGCCCAGCTTCTCAATTACAGGAAGAAGTCGGATGAATTTCCAGAATTCTATAACTCTGATGAAGACATGAGAAAACACCAGATGGTCAGGAATGAAAATGGTGGCCTCAGTCAGAGGCCTCTGACAGAAGAGGAG gaGAAGGAACTAGAAAACCTGGCTGCAATGGACATGGAACTACAGAAAATAGCGGAGAAATTCAGTGGTACCCAGAGAGGGTGA